In Runella sp. SP2, the genomic window CAAGGGCTTTCAAGCGAAGTGGCAGCCAATATCGTAGGAATTTCGATTGACACGACAGGCTCTACCCCCGTGGCCGTCGATGCCCAAGGAACACCGCTGTCGTTGCTTCCCGAATTTGCCGAAAACCCCAACGGCATGTTTATTCTTTGGAAAGACCATACGGCCAACGCCGAAGCCGAGGAAATCAACGAAGTAGCCCACCGCTGGCCCATTGATTACACCAAATACGTTGGGGGCATTTATTCTTCCGAATGGTTTTGGGCAAAAATTTTACGTACCCTCCGCGTCGATGAGCAGGTGCGTGCCCATGCTTTTTCGTGGGTAGAACACTGCGACTGGATTTCGGCGGTGCTAACGGGCAATACCCATCCGTTAGAAATGAAACGCTCACGCTGCGCCGCAGGGCACAAAGCCATGTGGCACAACGAGTTTGATGGCCTACCTGCCGAAGATTTTTTGGTGGCCATTGACCCGCTGTTAGAAGGATTACGCGCTCGTTTATTCCAAGACTCCCATACTTCAGACCAAGCCATGGGCGTCATTTCGGAAGAATGGGCTACTCGTCTTGGTTTGGCCAACAACGTCGTGATTGGCGTTGGAGCTTTCGACTGCCACATGGGCGCCGTTGGAGCCGAAATTCAGCCCTACGATTTTGTACGCGTCATGGGTACATCTACCTGCGATATGCTCATTGCCCCCAATGAAGAAATCGGCCACTTGTTGATTCGCGGTATTTGTGGGCAAGTGGATGGCTCAATTATCCCTGGAATGCTCGGAATGGAGGCAGGTCAGTCGGCTTACGGCGATTACTACGCGTGGTTTCAGCGGGTCATTACCGAGCCTGTTCGCGCATTGCTAGGGGAAGCTGCCGCCGAAGAACTCGCCCAAAAACTAATTCCATACCTTTCGGAAGAGGCCGCCAAACTGCCCGTAACGGACAAAGACCCCGTTGCGCTCGACTGGGTCAATGGCCGACGTACCCCCGACGCAAACCATTCGCTCAAGGCCGCAATTGCTGGACTTAACCTCGGTACCGACGCCATCAAACTATTTAAGGCCATTG contains:
- a CDS encoding ribulokinase, encoding MQHQYTIGLDYGTDSVRALVVNTQTGEAVGTAVHYYERWKKGLYCQPELSQFRQHPLDYVEGLEASIKGALQGLSSEVAANIVGISIDTTGSTPVAVDAQGTPLSLLPEFAENPNGMFILWKDHTANAEAEEINEVAHRWPIDYTKYVGGIYSSEWFWAKILRTLRVDEQVRAHAFSWVEHCDWISAVLTGNTHPLEMKRSRCAAGHKAMWHNEFDGLPAEDFLVAIDPLLEGLRARLFQDSHTSDQAMGVISEEWATRLGLANNVVIGVGAFDCHMGAVGAEIQPYDFVRVMGTSTCDMLIAPNEEIGHLLIRGICGQVDGSIIPGMLGMEAGQSAYGDYYAWFQRVITEPVRALLGEAAAEELAQKLIPYLSEEAAKLPVTDKDPVALDWVNGRRTPDANHSLKAAIAGLNLGTDAIKLFKAIVEATAFGSKAIVDRFINEGVPIKQVIAIGGVAKKSPFVMQTLSDVLNMPIKVASSDQACALGAAMNAAVAAGVHATLFDAQKAMGSGFDALYEPNTSNVPVYQRLYQKYIQLGGFVEKGILVN